In one Oncorhynchus masou masou isolate Uvic2021 chromosome 23, UVic_Omas_1.1, whole genome shotgun sequence genomic region, the following are encoded:
- the LOC135510443 gene encoding uncharacterized protein LOC135510443, with amino-acid sequence MDILGSLLIILLGTITGTRADVHPIDKYGLKGGAVCLTVRENPPQEMAMKWMTDSNVIAMREEVSPRYKERVDYNSTDHSLCLRKLEQTDTGIYIAYNVEIWKETQMVKYNLMVQEAVSIPVMEVVSLSNYSDGMCDVTVNCSVTGVWVLSVCDGGQCTLSQQSLSHTRVNIIISNDNGTIQCTGKNNFSAETNSQRMEDICNGEKKGRASTLPVGTIMGSVTALVFFVGVLFGVGYIILTRRRQSPKDQQSMQVVITEVDNTVAAIPGRPELPNTPGSEVTSIYVTAGRPGAVPASAIEEHHPVDKEYTLPEESTEPPAEALYSTVQQPAVEERHLVDKVGCPKRLRPGPHSPSDADPTSIYITASYSPAPPSGQMDKYGNNVNKPDKLPY; translated from the exons ATGGATATTCTGGGTTCACTACTAATCATTTTGCTGGGTACCATCACAG GGACCAGGGCAGATGTCCATCCAATTGACAAATATGGGTTGAAGGGCGGTGCGGTGTGTTTGACAGTTAGAGAAAATCCTCCTCAAGAGATGGCGATGAAATGGATGACTGATAGCAATGTAATAGCTATGAGGGAAGAAGTCTCTCCTCGATACAAGGAGAGGGTCGATTATAACTCCACAGACCACTCTCTTTGTCTCAGGAAACTGGAACAAACAGATACTGGAATCTACATTGCATATAATGTTGAGATATGGAAAGAGACACAAATGGTCAAATACAATTTGATGGTCCAAG AAGCTGTTTCCATACCAGTCATGGAGGTGGTGTCGCTCTCCAACTATAGTGATGGAATGTGTGACGTCACAGTGAACTGTTCAGTTACAGGTGTGtgggtgttgtctgtctgtgatgGAGGTCAGTGCACACTGTCACAGCAGTCTCTTTCACACACCAGAGTCAACATCATCATCTCCAATGACAACGGGACTATCCAGTGCACTGGCAAAAATAACTTCAGTGCAGAGACCAACTCACAACGCATGGAGGACATAT GTAATGGTGAGAAGAAGGGGAGAGCTTCAACATTACCAGTTGGGACCATTATGGGCAGTGTTACTGCTCTTGTCTTCTTTGTTGGTGTGTTATTTGGTGTAGGATACATCATATTAACCAGAAGACGGCAATCCCCTAAAGATCAGCAGTCAATGCAG GTCGTTATTACAGAAGTTGACAACACAGTGGCCGCTATACCAGGAAGGCCAGAACTACCAAACACCCCTGGTTCTGAGGTGACATCTATCTACGTCACTGCAGGCAGACCAGGAGCAGTACCAGCATCAGCAATAGAAGAACACCACCCAGTGGACAAAGAGTACACTTTACCAGAAGAAAGTACAGAACCACCGGCAGAGGCACTCTACAGCACTGTGCAGCAACCAGCGGTAGAAGAGCGCCACCTAGTGGACAAAGTGGGCTGTCCAAAAAGACTGAGGCCAGGACCACATAGCCCTTCTGATGCAGATCCTACATCAATCTACATCACAGCCAGCTATAGCCCAGCGCCACCCAGTGGACAAATGGACAAATATGGGAATAATGTCAACAAACCAGACAAACTACCTTACTAA